A single genomic interval of Rosistilla ulvae harbors:
- a CDS encoding 50S ribosomal protein bL37, producing the protein MAKPHRKLKKANHGKRPANAKARKAKRKKLRT; encoded by the coding sequence ATGGCAAAACCACACCGAAAATTGAAGAAAGCGAACCACGGCAAGCGTCCCGCCAATGCAAAGGCTCGCAAAGCAAAACGTAAAAAGCTGCGTACCTAG
- a CDS encoding 3-hydroxyacyl-ACP dehydratase FabZ family protein, which yields MAAKDLIFNLADLDFDAPIGDIDDICKVNPQRHEMLQLTAIVGEDMQRNACAAYKDLTEDEFWVRGHMPGMPLMPGVVMLEAAAQLCSYFTQKHDLLGADMVGFGGVDEVRFRDPVLPGDRLVLMCELTRIRRGRMIVARFQGVVRGGLAVEGIIKGIPIPISALKETLAARSNS from the coding sequence TTGGCTGCCAAAGATCTCATTTTCAACCTGGCCGATCTCGATTTTGACGCACCGATTGGCGATATCGACGATATCTGCAAGGTCAATCCCCAACGACACGAGATGCTGCAATTGACAGCAATCGTCGGGGAAGACATGCAGCGAAATGCTTGCGCAGCTTACAAAGACCTCACCGAAGATGAGTTCTGGGTACGCGGGCACATGCCTGGCATGCCGCTGATGCCCGGCGTTGTGATGCTGGAAGCTGCCGCTCAATTGTGCAGCTACTTCACCCAGAAGCACGATCTGCTGGGAGCCGATATGGTCGGTTTCGGTGGCGTCGATGAAGTCCGCTTCCGCGACCCCGTCCTCCCCGGTGACCGCTTGGTGCTGATGTGCGAACTAACACGCATTCGCCGCGGCCGGATGATCGTTGCTCGCTTCCAAGGTGTCGTTCGCGGCGGCTTGGCTGTCGAAGGGATCATCAAGGGGATTCCGATCCCGATCAGCGCTCTGAAAGAGACGCTCGCGGCGCGCAGCAACAGCTAG
- a CDS encoding iron-containing alcohol dehydrogenase, which translates to MIEQLGTLAVELGARTVLVVSDPGVVKAGHFGTGLQSLEAAGLVVHSFHEFTENPTTAFIDAGVEVARRVKPDLIVGLGGGSSMDCAKGINFVYSCGGEIKDYWGVGKATADMLPMIAVPTTAGTGSEAQSFALISDAETHVKMACGDPRAACAVALLDPALTLTQPYAVTALTGIDALSHALETHVTTRRNAVSSTFSRQAFRMIAGNLARVLEVGDDLEARGEMQFGACLAGIAIETSMLGAAHATANPLTARFGITHGQAVGLMLPHVVLFNGRDYPELYAELLAEIDPGESQHDAPQQIAQRVTELVGKAGLKTKLSELEIPRDALPQLAEDATQQWTGTFNPIPVNAENLLSIYQAAY; encoded by the coding sequence GTGATCGAGCAACTTGGAACCCTTGCCGTCGAACTCGGCGCTAGGACCGTGTTGGTGGTTTCGGACCCCGGCGTCGTCAAAGCGGGGCACTTCGGTACCGGCCTGCAATCGCTCGAAGCGGCCGGTCTGGTGGTTCATTCGTTTCATGAATTCACCGAAAACCCGACAACCGCATTTATCGATGCAGGGGTCGAAGTCGCCCGGCGGGTTAAGCCTGACCTGATCGTGGGGCTCGGCGGCGGCAGCTCGATGGACTGTGCCAAAGGGATTAATTTCGTCTACAGCTGTGGCGGCGAGATCAAAGATTATTGGGGCGTTGGCAAAGCGACAGCCGACATGCTGCCGATGATCGCTGTCCCGACCACTGCGGGGACCGGCAGCGAGGCGCAGTCGTTTGCATTGATCAGCGATGCGGAGACCCATGTGAAAATGGCTTGCGGCGATCCGCGAGCCGCCTGTGCGGTGGCGTTATTGGATCCGGCGCTGACGCTAACGCAGCCCTACGCGGTCACGGCGCTGACCGGAATCGACGCCTTGTCGCACGCGTTGGAGACCCATGTCACGACGCGACGCAACGCCGTCTCTTCGACCTTCAGCCGCCAAGCCTTCCGCATGATCGCCGGCAATCTGGCGCGGGTGTTGGAAGTCGGCGACGACCTCGAAGCCCGCGGTGAGATGCAATTTGGTGCATGCCTGGCCGGGATCGCGATCGAAACCTCGATGCTTGGTGCGGCGCACGCCACTGCAAACCCGCTGACTGCCCGCTTTGGCATCACGCACGGCCAAGCCGTCGGCCTGATGTTGCCCCACGTCGTCCTTTTTAACGGCCGCGACTATCCCGAACTCTATGCGGAACTGCTGGCGGAAATCGATCCCGGCGAGAGCCAGCACGATGCGCCACAGCAGATCGCCCAGCGGGTGACCGAACTGGTTGGCAAGGCGGGGCTGAAGACAAAGCTCAGCGAATTGGAGATCCCACGCGATGCCCTGCCTCAATTGGCCGAAGATGCCACGCAGCAGTGGACCGGAACGTTTAATCCGATTCCGGTGAACGCCGAGAACCTGTTGTCGATTTATCAGGCGGCGTATTAG
- a CDS encoding DUF4198 domain-containing protein, which produces MFVAILAFCCPGCSEGGPVLGAVTGTVTLDGQPLSGALVTLTPESGRSSSGRTDEAGSYELKFTFDRAGAHVGSHVVRITTGGNPESAGHQLPARYNSETELQTQIDSGSNQVDFDLTSDGAPPSPSRKRSSARTAALVSGS; this is translated from the coding sequence ATGTTTGTTGCCATTCTGGCATTTTGCTGTCCTGGATGTTCTGAAGGTGGCCCTGTATTAGGCGCCGTCACCGGAACGGTCACTCTGGATGGCCAGCCCCTCTCGGGCGCGCTGGTGACTCTGACTCCCGAATCGGGCCGTTCGTCGTCGGGGCGGACCGATGAAGCGGGAAGTTATGAGCTGAAGTTTACGTTTGATCGCGCCGGTGCCCATGTGGGAAGTCATGTGGTTCGGATCACGACAGGTGGGAATCCTGAATCGGCAGGCCATCAGCTTCCGGCACGCTACAACAGCGAGACAGAGCTTCAGACGCAGATCGATTCGGGCTCCAATCAGGTCGATTTCGATTTGACCTCTGACGGCGCCCCGCCGTCTCCTTCAAGAAAACGGTCCTCCGCCCGTACCGCCGCCTTGGTGTCGGGCAGCTAA
- a CDS encoding DUF1559 family PulG-like putative transporter, producing the protein MKRFSLRHGFTLTEVLVVIVAAAVLLTLALPMLLSMRENSRRMTCEYRLTQIGVAMAEYQLTNEHYPAGTIDSQSPIQNVAEGFHQNWIIALLADLDQQALADQIDPDASVYAAANAAPRETPLSIVRCPSAASTALPTTSNYAGIYSSQEVPIDEQNDGMLFLNRGVMPEEIDGGLEYTLFVGEKLSDPAEDLGWMSGTRATIRNVDHPLGDGSNIDSIPTDANGEPNRLWVGGLASRHPGGVNLLLGSGRVRFYSASGDQEVLQQMARRSKELAETDDTEIAVETSE; encoded by the coding sequence ATGAAACGGTTTTCTCTACGACACGGATTCACCTTAACCGAGGTGCTGGTGGTGATCGTCGCCGCAGCCGTTCTGCTGACCTTGGCCCTGCCGATGCTGCTGTCGATGCGCGAGAATTCGCGGCGGATGACCTGCGAGTACCGCCTGACTCAAATCGGCGTTGCGATGGCTGAATACCAACTGACCAACGAACACTATCCCGCCGGCACGATCGATTCGCAATCGCCAATTCAAAACGTCGCCGAGGGCTTTCATCAAAACTGGATCATCGCGTTGCTGGCCGACTTGGACCAACAGGCTCTCGCTGATCAGATCGATCCCGACGCAAGCGTCTACGCCGCCGCCAACGCGGCACCGCGCGAGACTCCCCTGTCAATCGTCCGCTGCCCCTCGGCTGCCAGCACCGCGCTGCCAACGACCAGCAACTATGCGGGCATCTATTCCTCGCAAGAAGTACCGATCGACGAACAGAACGACGGGATGCTTTTCTTGAACCGAGGGGTGATGCCCGAAGAGATCGACGGTGGACTGGAATACACGCTGTTCGTCGGTGAGAAGTTGAGCGATCCGGCCGAAGACCTGGGCTGGATGAGCGGTACGCGGGCGACGATCCGCAACGTCGACCATCCGCTGGGGGATGGATCGAACATCGACTCGATCCCGACCGATGCCAACGGCGAACCAAACCGACTGTGGGTCGGCGGGCTGGCGAGCCGGCACCCTGGGGGCGTCAACCTGCTGCTGGGAAGCGGCCGCGTGCGATTCTATTCGGCAAGCGGCGACCAAGAGGTGTTGCAGCAGATGGCGCGGCGATCGAAAGAGCTAGCCGAGACTGACGACACTGAGATCGCTGTCGAGACGAGCGAGTAA
- a CDS encoding Do family serine endopeptidase — protein MERMWKGVSFILGSLLVGTLLSGVLLSLPSGLQSNVLAQRDINPQNLQTANDLSTAFRQVANSMRPSVVSINSMQKARVVRGGTRGIPDGILEGLPPEIRDQLFGNGFGDSGSAQPQKSGVGSGVIIRADGYILTNNHVVEGADALEVELSDRRRIEATIVGTDPQTDLAVIKIDAPNLEPAPLGDSDAMQVGDWVLAMGSPFGLDQTVTAGIISAKNRVQGIVGQGEGFEDFLQTDAAINPGNSGGPLVNLRGEVIGINTAIASRSGGYNGIGFTIPTSLARPIVDSLIESGSVRRGFLGAKLGPIDEKRMEQLGLPNMVGAYIDQVLEGQPAHLGGLQPGDVVVEVNGREIRDLLQLRNIVALTPPNGTLKFKVIRASKPVMLTIVLGERTNAALARFNPAGELWGADLEPLTEETAQQLGMRSTTGLLVTNVTEDSVAAASGLDAGDVILRANGQPIGSIDQLKQTIAQAEQAGRPLQLVVKRGNSRGLVTIQ, from the coding sequence ATGGAAAGAATGTGGAAGGGTGTGTCATTTATATTGGGCAGCCTGTTGGTCGGGACGCTGTTGAGCGGCGTGTTGTTGAGCTTGCCATCGGGCTTGCAGTCCAACGTATTGGCTCAACGCGACATCAATCCGCAAAATTTGCAGACGGCAAACGACCTCTCCACCGCTTTTCGCCAGGTCGCCAATTCGATGCGGCCGAGCGTCGTCAGCATCAATTCGATGCAGAAGGCTCGCGTCGTCCGCGGCGGTACCCGCGGGATCCCCGACGGAATCTTGGAAGGCTTGCCGCCGGAGATCCGCGACCAACTGTTTGGCAACGGATTTGGTGACAGCGGATCGGCTCAGCCTCAAAAATCGGGAGTCGGTAGCGGGGTGATCATTCGCGCCGACGGCTACATCCTGACCAACAACCACGTCGTCGAAGGAGCGGATGCGTTGGAGGTCGAACTCTCCGACCGCCGCCGAATCGAAGCCACCATCGTCGGCACCGACCCGCAAACCGACTTGGCGGTGATCAAGATCGATGCCCCCAACCTCGAACCGGCGCCACTGGGCGATTCCGATGCGATGCAGGTTGGCGATTGGGTGTTGGCGATGGGCAGCCCCTTCGGTCTGGACCAAACCGTCACCGCTGGCATCATCAGCGCCAAGAACCGCGTTCAGGGAATCGTTGGTCAAGGCGAAGGCTTTGAAGATTTCTTGCAGACCGACGCGGCGATCAATCCCGGCAACAGCGGTGGCCCGCTGGTGAACCTGCGCGGCGAAGTGATCGGCATCAACACAGCGATCGCATCGCGCAGCGGCGGATACAACGGGATCGGGTTTACGATCCCCACCTCGCTGGCTCGCCCGATCGTCGACAGCTTGATCGAATCGGGTTCGGTTCGCCGCGGATTCCTGGGGGCCAAACTGGGACCGATCGATGAAAAGCGAATGGAACAACTGGGGCTGCCTAATATGGTGGGTGCCTACATCGACCAAGTGCTCGAGGGGCAACCGGCTCACCTCGGCGGCTTGCAACCTGGCGACGTGGTCGTCGAAGTCAACGGCCGCGAGATTCGCGACCTGCTGCAACTGCGGAACATCGTCGCGCTGACGCCTCCCAACGGGACGCTGAAGTTCAAAGTGATCCGCGCCTCTAAGCCGGTCATGCTAACGATCGTGTTGGGCGAACGAACCAACGCGGCGCTGGCGCGGTTCAATCCCGCCGGCGAACTTTGGGGAGCCGACTTGGAACCGCTGACCGAAGAGACAGCGCAGCAACTGGGAATGCGAAGCACAACCGGTTTGCTGGTCACCAACGTCACCGAGGATAGCGTCGCGGCAGCCTCTGGACTCGATGCGGGCGATGTGATCCTGCGTGCCAACGGGCAACCGATCGGCAGCATCGATCAACTGAAACAGACGATCGCTCAAGCCGAGCAGGCCGGGCGACCGTTGCAGTTGGTCGTCAAGCGAGGCAACAGCCGCGGATTGGTGACAATCCAATAG
- a CDS encoding DUF1559 domain-containing protein, which produces MKRFVPSRKGFTLVELLVVIAIIGILVGLLLPAVQAAREAARRMQCSNNLKQMGLALQNYHDTMLRFPPGFMAHSRLGWGALLLPYMEQTPLHDQMDSHGAFDANSTNGYWHGITSGSPAEANVALIDAKVSIAGYLCPSDIMGEFNTEMGNYATSNYVGTRSACHFASPTDTTCTDQPGALPSTGDYATLQRRFRDFTDGTSSTIMIGEKTTKGTPNGSMWIGAYDAEAARVLARVYRTVWAAPDYLLNQDYAWTISSLHPGGAQLVFADGSTHFLSETIDVHTWAALGTVNGGEIVGEY; this is translated from the coding sequence ATGAAACGATTCGTGCCAAGCCGCAAGGGCTTTACGCTTGTCGAACTGTTGGTTGTGATTGCGATCATTGGAATTCTCGTCGGGTTGTTGTTGCCCGCCGTTCAAGCCGCTCGGGAAGCTGCGCGTCGGATGCAGTGCTCTAACAACTTGAAACAGATGGGGCTCGCGTTGCAGAACTACCACGATACGATGCTCCGATTTCCGCCAGGCTTCATGGCCCACAGTCGGCTTGGTTGGGGCGCGCTGCTTCTCCCATACATGGAGCAAACTCCGCTTCACGATCAGATGGACAGCCATGGTGCGTTCGATGCGAATTCAACCAACGGCTACTGGCACGGCATCACATCGGGTTCGCCGGCCGAGGCAAACGTGGCGCTGATCGATGCGAAGGTCTCGATCGCGGGCTACCTGTGCCCCTCGGACATCATGGGAGAGTTCAACACCGAGATGGGCAACTATGCCACCTCGAATTATGTCGGCACTCGCTCGGCTTGTCATTTTGCTTCTCCCACCGACACGACCTGCACCGATCAGCCTGGAGCACTCCCTTCGACAGGCGATTACGCGACACTCCAGCGACGGTTTCGCGATTTCACCGATGGTACCAGTAGCACGATCATGATTGGCGAAAAGACGACCAAGGGAACCCCCAATGGTTCGATGTGGATCGGTGCCTACGACGCCGAGGCGGCTCGGGTTCTGGCCCGAGTCTATCGAACCGTCTGGGCAGCTCCCGACTATTTGTTGAACCAGGATTACGCATGGACCATCAGCAGCTTGCATCCTGGTGGAGCACAGTTGGTGTTCGCTGATGGAAGCACGCACTTCCTTTCCGAAACGATCGATGTGCACACGTGGGCCGCCCTGGGTACGGTGAACGGCGGAGAGATTGTTGGCGAATATTGA
- a CDS encoding DUF1501 domain-containing protein — MLPSHPHRSNRLSRRQLLRFGAAGLSASSLLQIRSSAAATKTEQAPPTTATTNAFGRAKSCIVLFAWGGMSHIDTLDVKPDASSDIRSIFHPIATRTPGYYVSEHLPKIAQQTHRMAIVRSVHHNAPSHRSGAYWNLTGHEPPNLSGNWEASRDDWPSLGSMVWDAKSQQPGSDLEQRLSRDGLSGAVCLPYSMYDGGRANGQDGGFLGMQRDPMIIKPREGKPYDGVSPSSGHIDLELVEGLDRDRLSARRKLLSQIDTSRDLQSTEGMQGMARHQTQALDMLLSERVQRTFDLNSEPAAVRERYGMHVCGQSVLTARKLTEAGVPLVTVYCSAGDLNGSVGAHWDTHGNGFNRLKNQMIPPWDQASAALLDDLSASGRLDETLVVWLTEFGRTPRVNPGGGRDHYPNVYSVAFAGAGIAGGLVYGKSDRNGAEPLDQPCGPADLHATIFHSLGISDHFTLYDTLGRPLTACDGRPLPLFA, encoded by the coding sequence ATGTTGCCTTCCCACCCCCACCGTAGCAATCGGCTATCGCGTCGCCAACTGCTTCGCTTCGGTGCCGCTGGACTCTCCGCGTCGAGCCTGTTGCAGATCCGATCGTCGGCAGCCGCCACGAAAACGGAACAAGCTCCGCCAACAACAGCAACCACCAACGCGTTTGGCCGGGCGAAATCGTGTATCGTGCTGTTCGCCTGGGGCGGGATGAGCCACATCGATACGTTGGACGTGAAGCCCGACGCGTCGTCGGACATCCGCAGCATCTTCCATCCGATCGCGACTCGCACGCCGGGCTACTACGTTTCCGAACACCTGCCCAAAATTGCTCAACAGACGCACCGGATGGCGATCGTTCGCAGCGTGCATCACAACGCGCCGTCGCATCGTTCGGGAGCGTATTGGAATTTGACCGGGCACGAGCCCCCCAACCTCAGCGGCAACTGGGAAGCATCGCGCGACGACTGGCCCAGCCTGGGATCGATGGTCTGGGACGCCAAGAGCCAACAGCCCGGCAGCGACCTGGAACAGCGACTCTCCCGCGACGGTCTCTCGGGAGCCGTCTGTCTGCCCTATTCGATGTACGATGGTGGCCGCGCCAACGGCCAGGACGGCGGATTCCTGGGGATGCAACGCGACCCGATGATCATCAAGCCGCGCGAAGGGAAACCCTACGACGGTGTCAGCCCCAGTTCCGGCCACATCGACTTGGAACTCGTCGAAGGGCTCGACCGCGACCGCTTGTCGGCTCGCCGCAAACTGCTGTCGCAGATCGATACCAGCCGCGATTTGCAGTCGACCGAAGGGATGCAAGGAATGGCGCGGCACCAAACCCAAGCGCTCGACATGCTGTTGAGCGAACGGGTGCAGCGAACGTTCGATCTGAACAGCGAACCGGCGGCGGTTCGAGAACGCTACGGAATGCACGTCTGCGGGCAAAGCGTTCTGACGGCGAGGAAATTGACCGAGGCGGGAGTCCCACTGGTGACCGTCTACTGCAGCGCCGGCGACCTCAACGGCAGCGTTGGAGCCCATTGGGACACGCACGGCAATGGCTTCAACCGGCTCAAGAACCAGATGATTCCACCCTGGGATCAAGCTTCGGCGGCGCTGTTGGACGACCTGTCCGCCAGCGGTCGATTGGACGAAACCCTGGTTGTCTGGCTGACCGAATTTGGCCGCACCCCACGGGTCAATCCCGGCGGCGGTCGCGACCACTACCCGAACGTCTATTCGGTTGCATTTGCTGGCGCTGGCATCGCGGGGGGCTTGGTCTACGGCAAGAGCGACCGCAACGGAGCCGAACCGCTGGATCAGCCTTGCGGGCCGGCCGATCTGCACGCGACGATCTTTCATTCGCTGGGAATTTCCGACCACTTCACGCTCTACGACACATTGGGGCGTCCGCTGACTGCCTGCGACGGCCGGCCGCTGCCGCTGTTTGCTTGA
- a CDS encoding metallophosphoesterase family protein, whose translation MKLLLFSDLHRDRDAATALVELAKDADVMIGAGDFAIKRKGLADTIEILQTADCPAILVPGNGESVEELTLACRDWPQAHVLHGTAASVAGVSFFGIGGGIPTTPFGDWSYDFSEEEAAELLRPMAEQDVLVTHSPPWNCVDIDGSGTHRGSPTIRQAIEANKPRLVVCGHVHDSWERTDRVGDSVVINAGPRGVWHTID comes from the coding sequence ATGAAATTACTTCTGTTCAGCGATCTGCACCGCGATCGCGACGCCGCCACCGCGTTGGTTGAATTGGCCAAAGACGCCGACGTTATGATCGGTGCGGGGGACTTTGCTATCAAACGCAAAGGATTGGCCGACACGATCGAGATCCTACAAACCGCCGACTGTCCCGCGATCCTGGTTCCCGGCAACGGCGAATCGGTCGAAGAGTTGACGCTGGCGTGTCGCGATTGGCCACAAGCTCACGTTTTGCATGGCACCGCGGCGAGCGTAGCCGGAGTCTCGTTCTTCGGTATCGGCGGCGGGATCCCAACGACTCCCTTCGGCGATTGGAGCTACGACTTCAGCGAAGAAGAGGCGGCTGAGCTGCTGCGACCGATGGCGGAACAGGACGTCTTGGTGACGCATTCGCCTCCGTGGAACTGCGTCGATATCGACGGTTCGGGAACGCACCGCGGCAGCCCCACGATCCGCCAAGCGATCGAAGCGAACAAGCCGCGATTGGTTGTTTGCGGGCATGTGCACGACAGTTGGGAACGGACCGATCGCGTCGGCGATTCGGTCGTCATTAACGCCGGCCCGCGAGGCGTTTGGCATACGATCGATTAA